One part of the Prunus persica cultivar Lovell chromosome G5, Prunus_persica_NCBIv2, whole genome shotgun sequence genome encodes these proteins:
- the LOC18775693 gene encoding uncharacterized protein LOC18775693 isoform X1, whose protein sequence is MENSGEAVDDEGSGWFEVKKKNRSSSKFSLQSWVGGFSGKNASNHSSSQTSSSENSGNSCGKRRSQLPKVRENYVVHSRGIDSIPVPNENKMGAPYINTGVIRQDTRCPKSPPFIKNSDGGTRDVEKIPAKDNSEVVHKIKWGDLEDEGLALPHANLVGTRIKFGAIGDDNLVASSEHGIVHNFASCANSQENTLVAESVDARIVSHQMFSVTAKDQLREDNCKEVNIISSQNAEEPILNGKKVDLDNNVSHCKDIHTEHIEEVVDDHLSARTLAGEEAGVVGKLQAPVILSEVGDPEIAEVSGKIGGSSEVHIAKDKGLVPTESDPEILGVSTFTASVEDHGDQQCGIIHDMSNSQNVSALGDDTGESKERFRQRLWCFLFENLNRDVDELYLLCELECDLEQMKEAILVLEEAASDFRDLSTRVEDFEKIKRSSSQLIDGVPVTLKSDHRRPHALSWEVRRMTTSAHKAEILSSSLEAFKKIQQERASMCAANDAKLLSPQYLNLRSGDKLNKPSAINDEKGNAKDSIKKSRKQSGGSDLGEADLNGGKWSTESSSKTNLVQTERAPKNSSTSVVNASRLPPRDNSVAGKTKSKQSGSEAERLLPKKEKLIIDGVVEKFPRLTDQSKKQIPLVEKDKGKRNSAPWKSMDAWKEKRNWEDVLSSPFRVSSRVSRSPGMRRKSADRARMLHDKLMSPEKKKKTALDLKREAEEKHARALRIKSELDNERAQKLHRNSEKVYRASEFHAVRNMKLREGIYARHQRSESRHEAFLAQVVKRAGDESSKVNEVRFITSLNEENKKLSLRQKLHDSELRRAEKLQVIRTKQKEDMAREEAVLERRKLIEAEKLQRLAETQRRKEEAQVRREEERKASSAAREARAMEQLRRKEERAKAQQEEAELLAQKLAERLSESEQRRKFYLEQIRERASMDFRDQSSPLLRRNLNKEGQGRSSINSGDDYQSSSFSGLGGSTLVASNVTAQHSMKRRIKRIRQRLMALKYEFPEPPVGAENASIGYRTALGTARAKIGRWLQELQRLRQARKEGAASIGLIIAEMIKYLEGKEPELQASRQAGLLDFIASALPASHTSKPEACQVTIHLLKLLRVVLSVPANRSYFLAQNLLPPIIPMLSAALESYIKIAVSLNLSGNGNSLSSKTSAENFESISEVLDGYLWTVTTIVSHISSDEQQLQMRDGLLELLIAYQVIHRLRDLFALYDRPQVEGSPFPSSILLSINLLVVLTSRSEMNCSIDWKYVPIETVVGNGSEEAKFPGGDSTEDLPLTQSLGDSRPPLSVQNGGTVVHLPDVPEDGPLDESCIINKSTEAVSTGKDSEKEQSNSLVEARNDNTIKTDLPDETQKFPSEDTLEPFASQKDGKHLVDNGAVQKNEIIVSLEQPVAFLLTAVSETGLVSLPSLLTSVLLQANNRLSSEQTSDVLPSNFEDVATGVLKVLNNLALLDIKFMQRTLARPDLKMEFFHLMSFLLSHCTSKWKVANDQVGFLLLESLLLLGHFALFHLGNQAVLRWGKSPTIIHKVCDLPFVFFSDPELMPVLAGTLVAACYGCEQNKGVVQQEISTDMLLSLLRSCRNILPAVRSNSNLDTFPADDVPLRSGRNNTKSTKVILGKGGGSGNSMRIGKMRSHRESKVTKSYEETALKHNLPVSETSSMMLHCRFPISFIDRAEDFFSSGTP, encoded by the exons ATGGAGAACAGTGGAGAAGCAGTAGATGATGAGGGCTCTGGATGGTTCGAAGTGAAAAAg AAAAATAGAAGTAGCTCAAAGTTCTCTCTACAGAGTTGGGTTGGGGGATTTTCTGGAAAAAATGCTTCTAACCATTCGAGTAGTCAGACCTCATCAAGTGAAAACAGTGGAAATTCTTGTGGCAAGCGCAGATCCCAGCTTCCAAAGGTACGAGAAAATTATGTGGTACATAGCCGGGGAATTGATTCAATTCCTGTcccaaatgaaaacaaaatgggTGCGCCCTATATTAATACCGGTGTTATTAGGCAAGATACTAGATGTCCTAAGTCACCtccttttattaaaaattctGATGGTGGAACTAGAGATGTTGAGAAAATCCCTGCAAAAGATAATTCTGAAGTGGTTCATAAAATCAAGTGGGGTGATCTCGAGGATGAGGGTTTGGCACTTCCTCATGCTAACCTTGTCGGCACCAGAATCAAGTTTGGTGCTATTGGAGATGATAATCTGGTGGCCTCTAGTGAGCATGGAATTGTTCATAATTTTGCTTCTTGTGCAAATTCACAAGAAAACACATTGGTGGCAGAATCTGTGGATGCACGTATTGTTTCTCATCAGATGTTTTCAGTGACCGCTAAGGACCAATTACGTGAAGATAACTGTAAGGAGGTGAATATAATATCTTCTCAAAATGCTGAAGAGCCAATATTGAATGGGAAAAAGGTTGATCTGGATAACAATGTTTCGCATTGCAAGGATATACATACTGAACACATCGAAGAAGTAGTTGATGATCATTTAAGCGCCCGTACTTTAGCTGGTGAAGAGGCTGGGGTAGTGGGGAAACTTCAGGCACCTGTTATTCTATCTGAGGTAGGTGACCCTGAAATTGCTGAAGTATCAGGGAAAATTGGGGGTTCAAGTGAAGTTCATATTGCCAAAGATAAAGGATTAGTTCCAACAGAGAGTGATCCTGAAATTTTGGGAGTGTCTACCTTCACAGCCTCTGTTGAGGATCATGGGGATCAACAATGTGGTATAATACATGATATgtcaaactcacaaaatgTGAGTGCCCTTGGAGACGACACAGGGGAAAGCAAAGAAAGGTTTAGGCAGCGGCTTTGGTGCTTTCTTTTTGAGAATCTTAATAGGGATGTGGACGAACTTTATCTTCTTTGTGAACTAGAATGCGATTTAGAGCAGATGAAAGAGGCCATTCTTGTTCTTGAAGAGGCTGCCTCTGATTTTAGAGATCTAAGCACCAGAGTGGAAGactttgagaaaataaaaaggtcaTCTTCTCAGTTGATTGATGGGGTGCCGGTTACGTTGAAGAGTGATCATCGTAGGCCACATGCTCTCTCATGGGAG GTTAGAAGAATGACAACTTCAGCACACAAAGCAGAGATACTATCGTCATCTCTCGAGGCttttaagaaaattcaacAAGAAAGAGCTAGCATGTGTGCGGCTAATGATGCTAAACTTCTGAGCCCTCAGTACCTAAATCTCCGATCTGGTGATAAGCTGAATAAGCCATCTGCAATAAATGATGAGAAAGGCAATGCTAAAGATTCGATAAAAAAGTCGAGAAAACAGAGTGGAGGTTCAGATCTCGGTGAAGCTGACCTGAATGGAGGAAAATGGAGTACTGAGTCATCGAGCAAAACAAACTTAGTACAAACTGAACGTGCCCCTAAGAATTCATCTACTTCTGTTGTTAATGCATCTAGGCTACCTCCTAGGGACAATTCTGTTGCTGGAAAGACTAAGAGTAAGCAGTCTGGATCCGAAGCAGAGAGGCTGCTccctaagaaagaaaaattgattATAGACGGTGTTGTTGAAAAATTCCCCAGATTGACGGATCAGTCCAAAAAGCAAATTCCTCTAGTcgagaaagataaaggaaagAGGAATTCAGCTCCATGGAAATCCATGGATGCttggaaagagaagaggaactGGGAGGATGTACTCTCATCTCCTTTCCGTGTCTCTTCTCGTGTTTCACGTTCACCTGGCATGAGGAGGAAAAGTGCCGACCGTGCACGTATGTTGCATGATAAACTAATGTctcctgaaaagaaaaagaaaactgctTTGGATCTGAAGAGAGAAGCAGAAGAAAAGCATGCCCGTGCTCTGAGAATCAAAAGTGAGCTAGATAATGAGAGAGCTCAGAAACTTCATCGTAATTCTGAAAAGGTGTATCGAGCTAGTGAATTTCATGCTGTCCGCAACATGAAGTTACGAGAAGGAATATATGCTCGTCATCAACGCAGTGAGTCTCGCCATGAAGCTTTTCTAGCTCAAGTAGTAAAGAGAGCTGGTGATGAAAGCAGTAAAGTTAACGAGGTTCGTTTCATAACTTccttaaatgaagaaaataaaaaacttagtTTGCGCCAGAAGCTTCATGATTCAGAGTTGAGGAGAGCTGAAAAACTTCAAGTTATAAGAACTAAACAGAAAGAGGATATGGCAAGAGAAGAAGCTGTTTTAGAACGGAGGAAACTCATTGAAGCTGAAAAGTTGCAGCGTCTTGCTGAGACACAGCggagaaaggaagaggctCAAGTTAGAAGGGAAGAGGAGCGCAAAGCATCAAGTGCAGCACGTGAAGCAAGGGCCATGGAACAACTTCGTAGGAAGGAGGAAAGAGCCAAAGCCCAGCAGGAGGAGGCTGAACTTCTGGCCCAGAAATTGGCTGAGAGACTTAGTGAAAGTGAGCAACGGCGCAAGTTTTACTTGGAGCAGATACGAGAGAGAGCGTCTATGGATTTCAGGGATCAATCTTCTCCTTTATTGCGTCGAAATCTGAACAAGGAGGGTCAGGGAAGATCATCAATCAACAGTGGTGATGATTATCAAAGTAGCAGCTTCTCAGGCTTAGGAGGGTCTACTTTAGTGGCAAGCAATGTTACAGCACAACATTCAATGAAGCGGAGGATCAAAAGAATTCGGCAAAGACTTATGGctctaaaatatgaatttccTGAGCCTCCTGTTGGTGCTGAAAATGCTAGCATTGGATACAGAACGGCACTGGGAACTGCAAGGGCAAAGATTGGAAGATGGCTTCAAGAACTTCAAAGACTCCGGCaggcaagaaaagaagggGCTGCAAGTATTGGGTTAATAATTGCTGAAATGATCAAG TATTTGGAGGGAAAGGAGCCAGAACTGCAGGCTTCTCGCCAAGCTGGTTTGCTTGATTTCATAGCTTCTGCCCTACCTGCTTCTCATACATCGAAACCTGAAGCCTGCCAAGTGACAATACACCTTTTAAAGCTTTTAAGGGTGGTGTTATCTGTGCCTGCAAACAGGAGTTATTTTCTCGCACAGAATCTCTTGCCTCCTATCATTCCGATGCTGTCAGCAGCCCTTGAGAGCTACATTAAGATAGCAGTATCCTTGAACCTTTCTGGTAACGGTAATTCTCTATCAAGCAAAACCTCagctgaaaattttgaatcaaTATCTGAGGTGCTGGATGGTTATTTGTGGACTGTGACAACAATTGTCAGTCATATAAGTTCTGATGAACAACAGCTCCAAATGCGGGATGGCTTGCTTGAGCTGTTGATTGCCTACCAAGTTATTCATCGGCTGCGAGATCTCTTTGCACTTTATGATCGGCCCCAGGTGGAAGGGTCACCATTTCCATCTTCAATTCTCTTAAGTATAAATTTATTGGTTGTTTTAACATCCAGATCTGAAATGAATTGCTCTATCGATTGGAAATATGTACCTATTGAAACAGTGGTAGGGAATGGAAGTGAAGAGGCTAAATTTCCAGGGGGTGATAGTACTGAAGATCTTCCTCTAACTCAGTCCTTGGGAGATTCTAGACCTCCATTATCTGTGCAAAATGGTGGTACAGTTGTACATCTACCAGATGTACCAGAGGATGGTCCGTTAGATGAATCATGTATTATAAATAAGTCTACTGAGGCAGTATCCACTGGTAAGGATAGTGAAAAAGAGCAGTCTAATAGTTTGGTTGAAGCAAGAAATGATAACACAATCAAGACTGATCTTCCAGATGAAACCCAGAAATTTCCAAGTGAGGATACTCTGGAGCCTTTTGCATCACAGAAGGATGGGAAGCACTTGGTTGATAATGGTGCAGTACAAAAGAATGAAATCATCGTGAGTTTGGAACAACCAGTAGCGTTTCTTCTTACTGCTGTGTCGGAGACTGGGCTTGTCAGCCTCCCTTCTCTGTTGACATCTGTGTTACTGCAGGCAAACAATAGATTGTCTTCTGAACAG ACTTCAGATGTCCTTCCCTCTAATTTTGAAGACGTGGCAACTGGAGTACTGAAGGTGTTGAACAATTTGGCTCTTTTGGATATTAAATTCATGCAGAGAACGCTA GCTAGGCCAGACCTGAAAATGGAATTTTTCCACTTGATGAGTTTCCTTCTGTCCCATTGCACCAGCAAGTGGAAAGTAGCTAATGATCAG GTGGGTTTTCTTCTGCTTGAATCTCTTTTGCTCCTTGGCCACTTTGCCTTGTTCCACCTTGGGAATCAGGCCGTCCTTCGCTGGGGAAAGAGTCCTACCATCATTCACAAG GTATGCGATTTACCATTTGTATTCTTCAGTGACCCTGAGTTGATGCCAGTCTTGGCTGGCACCCTAGTTGCTGCCTGCTATGGGTGTGAGCAGAACAAGGGCGTGGTTCAGCAGGAAATCAGTACAGATATGTTACTCTCCTTGTTACGATCTTGCAGAAATATCTTGCCAGCAGTTAGATCCAATTCAAACTTAGACACTTTCCCAGCGGATGACGTTCCCCTAAGATCTGGACGTAACAATACCAAAAGCACTAAGGTTATTTTGGGAAAGGGTGGTGGTTCAGGAAACAGCATGAGAATTGGCAAGATGAGAAGCCACAGAGAAAGCAAAGTAACAAAGAGTTATGAAGAGACGGCTCTGAAGCATAATCTTCCAGTCTCAGAAACTTCCTCTATGATGTTGCATTGTAGATTTCCTATCAGTTTCATTGATAGAGCAGAAGACTTCTTTTCCAGTGGGACCCCCTGA
- the LOC18775693 gene encoding uncharacterized protein LOC18775693 isoform X2: MENSGEAVDDEGSGWFEVKKKNRSSSKFSLQSWVGGFSGKNASNHSSSQTSSSENSGNSCGKRRSQLPKVRENYVVHSRGIDSIPVPNENKMGAPYINTGVIRQDTRCPKSPPFIKNSDGGTRDVEKIPAKDNSEVVHKIKWGDLEDEGLALPHANLVGTRIKFGAIGDDNLVASSEHGIVHNFASCANSQENTLVAESVDARIVSHQMFSVTAKDQLREDNCKEVNIISSQNAEEPILNGKKVDLDNNVSHCKDIHTEHIEEVVDDHLSARTLAGEEAGVVGKLQAPVILSEVGDPEIAEVSGKIGGSSEVHIAKDKGLVPTESDPEILGVSTFTASVEDHGDQQCGIIHDMSNSQNVSALGDDTGESKERFRQRLWCFLFENLNRDVDELYLLCELECDLEQMKEAILVLEEAASDFRDLSTRVEDFEKIKRSSSQLIDGVPVTLKSDHRRPHALSWEVRRMTTSAHKAEILSSSLEAFKKIQQERASMCAANDAKLLSPQYLNLRSGDKLNKPSAINDEKGNAKDSIKKSRKQSGGSDLGEADLNGGKWSTESSSKTNLVQTERAPKNSSTSVVNASRLPPRDNSVAGKTKSKQSGSEAERLLPKKEKLIIDGVVEKFPRLTDQSKKQIPLVEKDKGKRNSAPWKSMDAWKEKRNWEDVLSSPFRVSSRVSRSPGMRRKSADRARMLHDKLMSPEKKKKTALDLKREAEEKHARALRIKSELDNERAQKLHRNSEKVYRASEFHAVRNMKLREGIYARHQRSESRHEAFLAQVVKRAGDESSKVNEVRFITSLNEENKKLSLRQKLHDSELRRAEKLQVIRTKQKEDMAREEAVLERRKLIEAEKLQRLAETQRRKEEAQVRREEERKASSAAREARAMEQLRRKEERAKAQQEEAELLAQKLAERLSESEQRRKFYLEQIRERASMDFRDQSSPLLRRNLNKEGQGRSSINSGDDYQSSSFSGLGGSTLVASNVTAQHSMKRRIKRIRQRLMALKYEFPEPPVGAENASIGYRTALGTARAKIGRWLQELQRLRQARKEGAASIGLIIAEMIKYLEGKEPELQASRQAGLLDFIASALPASHTSKPEACQVTIHLLKLLRVVLSVPANRSYFLAQNLLPPIIPMLSAALESYIKIAVSLNLSGNGNSLSSKTSAENFESISEVLDGYLWTVTTIVSHISSDEQQLQMRDGLLELLIAYQVIHRLRDLFALYDRPQVEGSPFPSSILLSINLLVVLTSRSEMNCSIDWKYVPIETVVGNGSEEAKFPGGDSTEDLPLTQSLGDSRPPLSVQNGGTVVHLPDVPEDGPLDESCIINKSTEAVSTGKDSEKEQSNSLVEARNDNTIKTDLPDETQKFPSEDTLEPFASQKDGKHLVDNGAVQKNEIIVSLEQPVAFLLTAVSETGLVSLPSLLTSVLLQANNRLSSEQI; this comes from the exons ATGGAGAACAGTGGAGAAGCAGTAGATGATGAGGGCTCTGGATGGTTCGAAGTGAAAAAg AAAAATAGAAGTAGCTCAAAGTTCTCTCTACAGAGTTGGGTTGGGGGATTTTCTGGAAAAAATGCTTCTAACCATTCGAGTAGTCAGACCTCATCAAGTGAAAACAGTGGAAATTCTTGTGGCAAGCGCAGATCCCAGCTTCCAAAGGTACGAGAAAATTATGTGGTACATAGCCGGGGAATTGATTCAATTCCTGTcccaaatgaaaacaaaatgggTGCGCCCTATATTAATACCGGTGTTATTAGGCAAGATACTAGATGTCCTAAGTCACCtccttttattaaaaattctGATGGTGGAACTAGAGATGTTGAGAAAATCCCTGCAAAAGATAATTCTGAAGTGGTTCATAAAATCAAGTGGGGTGATCTCGAGGATGAGGGTTTGGCACTTCCTCATGCTAACCTTGTCGGCACCAGAATCAAGTTTGGTGCTATTGGAGATGATAATCTGGTGGCCTCTAGTGAGCATGGAATTGTTCATAATTTTGCTTCTTGTGCAAATTCACAAGAAAACACATTGGTGGCAGAATCTGTGGATGCACGTATTGTTTCTCATCAGATGTTTTCAGTGACCGCTAAGGACCAATTACGTGAAGATAACTGTAAGGAGGTGAATATAATATCTTCTCAAAATGCTGAAGAGCCAATATTGAATGGGAAAAAGGTTGATCTGGATAACAATGTTTCGCATTGCAAGGATATACATACTGAACACATCGAAGAAGTAGTTGATGATCATTTAAGCGCCCGTACTTTAGCTGGTGAAGAGGCTGGGGTAGTGGGGAAACTTCAGGCACCTGTTATTCTATCTGAGGTAGGTGACCCTGAAATTGCTGAAGTATCAGGGAAAATTGGGGGTTCAAGTGAAGTTCATATTGCCAAAGATAAAGGATTAGTTCCAACAGAGAGTGATCCTGAAATTTTGGGAGTGTCTACCTTCACAGCCTCTGTTGAGGATCATGGGGATCAACAATGTGGTATAATACATGATATgtcaaactcacaaaatgTGAGTGCCCTTGGAGACGACACAGGGGAAAGCAAAGAAAGGTTTAGGCAGCGGCTTTGGTGCTTTCTTTTTGAGAATCTTAATAGGGATGTGGACGAACTTTATCTTCTTTGTGAACTAGAATGCGATTTAGAGCAGATGAAAGAGGCCATTCTTGTTCTTGAAGAGGCTGCCTCTGATTTTAGAGATCTAAGCACCAGAGTGGAAGactttgagaaaataaaaaggtcaTCTTCTCAGTTGATTGATGGGGTGCCGGTTACGTTGAAGAGTGATCATCGTAGGCCACATGCTCTCTCATGGGAG GTTAGAAGAATGACAACTTCAGCACACAAAGCAGAGATACTATCGTCATCTCTCGAGGCttttaagaaaattcaacAAGAAAGAGCTAGCATGTGTGCGGCTAATGATGCTAAACTTCTGAGCCCTCAGTACCTAAATCTCCGATCTGGTGATAAGCTGAATAAGCCATCTGCAATAAATGATGAGAAAGGCAATGCTAAAGATTCGATAAAAAAGTCGAGAAAACAGAGTGGAGGTTCAGATCTCGGTGAAGCTGACCTGAATGGAGGAAAATGGAGTACTGAGTCATCGAGCAAAACAAACTTAGTACAAACTGAACGTGCCCCTAAGAATTCATCTACTTCTGTTGTTAATGCATCTAGGCTACCTCCTAGGGACAATTCTGTTGCTGGAAAGACTAAGAGTAAGCAGTCTGGATCCGAAGCAGAGAGGCTGCTccctaagaaagaaaaattgattATAGACGGTGTTGTTGAAAAATTCCCCAGATTGACGGATCAGTCCAAAAAGCAAATTCCTCTAGTcgagaaagataaaggaaagAGGAATTCAGCTCCATGGAAATCCATGGATGCttggaaagagaagaggaactGGGAGGATGTACTCTCATCTCCTTTCCGTGTCTCTTCTCGTGTTTCACGTTCACCTGGCATGAGGAGGAAAAGTGCCGACCGTGCACGTATGTTGCATGATAAACTAATGTctcctgaaaagaaaaagaaaactgctTTGGATCTGAAGAGAGAAGCAGAAGAAAAGCATGCCCGTGCTCTGAGAATCAAAAGTGAGCTAGATAATGAGAGAGCTCAGAAACTTCATCGTAATTCTGAAAAGGTGTATCGAGCTAGTGAATTTCATGCTGTCCGCAACATGAAGTTACGAGAAGGAATATATGCTCGTCATCAACGCAGTGAGTCTCGCCATGAAGCTTTTCTAGCTCAAGTAGTAAAGAGAGCTGGTGATGAAAGCAGTAAAGTTAACGAGGTTCGTTTCATAACTTccttaaatgaagaaaataaaaaacttagtTTGCGCCAGAAGCTTCATGATTCAGAGTTGAGGAGAGCTGAAAAACTTCAAGTTATAAGAACTAAACAGAAAGAGGATATGGCAAGAGAAGAAGCTGTTTTAGAACGGAGGAAACTCATTGAAGCTGAAAAGTTGCAGCGTCTTGCTGAGACACAGCggagaaaggaagaggctCAAGTTAGAAGGGAAGAGGAGCGCAAAGCATCAAGTGCAGCACGTGAAGCAAGGGCCATGGAACAACTTCGTAGGAAGGAGGAAAGAGCCAAAGCCCAGCAGGAGGAGGCTGAACTTCTGGCCCAGAAATTGGCTGAGAGACTTAGTGAAAGTGAGCAACGGCGCAAGTTTTACTTGGAGCAGATACGAGAGAGAGCGTCTATGGATTTCAGGGATCAATCTTCTCCTTTATTGCGTCGAAATCTGAACAAGGAGGGTCAGGGAAGATCATCAATCAACAGTGGTGATGATTATCAAAGTAGCAGCTTCTCAGGCTTAGGAGGGTCTACTTTAGTGGCAAGCAATGTTACAGCACAACATTCAATGAAGCGGAGGATCAAAAGAATTCGGCAAAGACTTATGGctctaaaatatgaatttccTGAGCCTCCTGTTGGTGCTGAAAATGCTAGCATTGGATACAGAACGGCACTGGGAACTGCAAGGGCAAAGATTGGAAGATGGCTTCAAGAACTTCAAAGACTCCGGCaggcaagaaaagaagggGCTGCAAGTATTGGGTTAATAATTGCTGAAATGATCAAG TATTTGGAGGGAAAGGAGCCAGAACTGCAGGCTTCTCGCCAAGCTGGTTTGCTTGATTTCATAGCTTCTGCCCTACCTGCTTCTCATACATCGAAACCTGAAGCCTGCCAAGTGACAATACACCTTTTAAAGCTTTTAAGGGTGGTGTTATCTGTGCCTGCAAACAGGAGTTATTTTCTCGCACAGAATCTCTTGCCTCCTATCATTCCGATGCTGTCAGCAGCCCTTGAGAGCTACATTAAGATAGCAGTATCCTTGAACCTTTCTGGTAACGGTAATTCTCTATCAAGCAAAACCTCagctgaaaattttgaatcaaTATCTGAGGTGCTGGATGGTTATTTGTGGACTGTGACAACAATTGTCAGTCATATAAGTTCTGATGAACAACAGCTCCAAATGCGGGATGGCTTGCTTGAGCTGTTGATTGCCTACCAAGTTATTCATCGGCTGCGAGATCTCTTTGCACTTTATGATCGGCCCCAGGTGGAAGGGTCACCATTTCCATCTTCAATTCTCTTAAGTATAAATTTATTGGTTGTTTTAACATCCAGATCTGAAATGAATTGCTCTATCGATTGGAAATATGTACCTATTGAAACAGTGGTAGGGAATGGAAGTGAAGAGGCTAAATTTCCAGGGGGTGATAGTACTGAAGATCTTCCTCTAACTCAGTCCTTGGGAGATTCTAGACCTCCATTATCTGTGCAAAATGGTGGTACAGTTGTACATCTACCAGATGTACCAGAGGATGGTCCGTTAGATGAATCATGTATTATAAATAAGTCTACTGAGGCAGTATCCACTGGTAAGGATAGTGAAAAAGAGCAGTCTAATAGTTTGGTTGAAGCAAGAAATGATAACACAATCAAGACTGATCTTCCAGATGAAACCCAGAAATTTCCAAGTGAGGATACTCTGGAGCCTTTTGCATCACAGAAGGATGGGAAGCACTTGGTTGATAATGGTGCAGTACAAAAGAATGAAATCATCGTGAGTTTGGAACAACCAGTAGCGTTTCTTCTTACTGCTGTGTCGGAGACTGGGCTTGTCAGCCTCCCTTCTCTGTTGACATCTGTGTTACTGCAGGCAAACAATAGATTGTCTTCTGAACAG ATCTAA